One Salmo salar chromosome ssa01, Ssal_v3.1, whole genome shotgun sequence DNA window includes the following coding sequences:
- the LOC106609984 gene encoding cytochrome b-c1 complex subunit 2, mitochondrial: MKGIREISKLSTRLYAAQAARKLDVSAEHVKFQPQEVQVTKLPSGLMIASLDNYSPASRIGVFVKAGCRYESPENQGVTHLLRLAANLTTKGASAFRICRGVEAVGGSLGVTSSRENMIYSVDCLRDHIDTVMEYLINVTTAPEFRPWEVSDLTPRVKMDKALAAQTPQMGVIEGLHGAAYKNALSNSLYCPDYMVGHVDADHMHNFIQNNFTSARMALVGLGVDHNVLKQVGEQFLNIRSGMGTAGTKAQYRGGEVRVQNGSSLVHSVVVSEGAAVGTDEAVVFSVLQHVLGAGPHIKRGSNSTSKLFQGVAKATAEPFDASAFNSNYSDSGLFGVYTISQSAAAGDVIKAAISQVKAVTGGVSEADLTRAKTQLKAEYLMSLESSEGLLDAMGSQALSGGVYHSPEAIAQKIDSVSATDVANAANKFVSGKKSMASSGNLIKTPFVDEI; this comes from the exons atgaaGGGGATTCGGGAAATAAGTAAGCTGTCG ACAAGGCTTTACGCAGCCCAGGCTGCCCGTAAATTGGATGTCTCCGCGGAGCACGTAAAGTTTCAGCCGCAGGAGGTGCAG GTGACCAAACTGCCCAGCGGTCTGATGATAGCCTCGTTGGACAACTACTCCCCAGCTTCCAGGATCGGTGTGTTTGTGAAAGCTGGCTGTCGCTATGAGTCCCCGGAGAACCAGGGAGTCACCCACCTGCTCCGTCTGGCTGCCAACCTG actaccaaaggtgcttcagcctTCAGGATCTGTCGTGGTGTGGAGGCAGTGGGAGGCAGTCTAGG CGTGACGTCATCCAGAGAGAACATGATCTACTCGGTTGACTGTCTCAGAGACCACAT TGACACGGTGATGGAGTATCTGATCAATGTGACCACAGCCCCAGAGTTCAGGCCGTGGGAGGTGTCAGACCTCACCCCCAGGGTCAAGATGGACAAGGCCCTAGCCGCGCAGACCCCCCAGAtgg GTGTGATTGAGGGTCTACATGGAGCTGCTTACAAGAATGCCCTGTCCAACTCCCTCTACTGCCCAGACTACATGGTTGGCCATGTCGACGCTGACCAT atgcaCAATTTTATCCAGAACAATTTCACAAGTGCTAGAATGGCTCTGGTTGGGCTTG GTGTGGACCACAATGTTCTGAAGCAGGTGGGAGAGCAGTTCCTCAACATCCGCAGTGGGATGGGCACCGCTGGGACAAAGGCTCAGTACCGCGGTG GCGAGGTGCGGGTGCAGAACGGGTCCAGCCTGGTGCACTCTGTGGTGGTGTCTGAGGGGGCGGCGGTGGGCACCGACGAGGCTGTGGTTTTCTCTGTACTACAGCACGTCCTGGGGGCGGGGCCACACATCAAGAGAGGCTCCAACTCCACCTCCAAACTCTTCCAGGGTGTCGCTAAGGCTACTGCAGAACCCTTCGAC GCCTCTGCTTTCAATTCCAACTACTCTGACTCTGGCCTGTTTGGAGTCTACACCATCTCCCAGTCTGCAGCAGCTGGTGAC GTGATCAAGGCAGCTATTAGCCAGGTGAAGGCTGTTACAGGAGGAGTCTCAGAAGCTGACCTGACCCGCGCCAA GACCCAGCTGAAGGCTGAGTACCTGATGTCGTTGGAGAGCTCAGAGGGTTTGTTAGACGCAATGGGTTCACAGGCTCTGTCCGGAGGGGTCTACCACTCCCCCGAGGCCATCGCACAGAAGATCGACTCCGTCTCCGCAACTGATGTCGCCAAC GCTGCAAATAAGTTTGTGTCGGGTAAGAAGTCCATGGCTTCCAGTGGAAACCTCATCAAGACGCCCTTCGTTGACGAGATCTAA